The Chanodichthys erythropterus isolate Z2021 chromosome 14, ASM2448905v1, whole genome shotgun sequence genome window below encodes:
- the gpr161b gene encoding G-protein coupled receptor 161, whose translation MNTSKNGTAVANSTNGLDDGGLVVLESVSIIIITILACLGNLVIVVTLYKKPYLLTPSNKFVFSLTLSNLLLSVLTLPFVAASSVHRDWMFGVVWCNFTALLHLLVSSSSMLTLGAIAIDRYYAVLYPMIYPMKITGNRAVLAIVYVWLHSLVGCLPPLFGWSAFEFDRFKWTCTVAWHKEISYTTFWVTWCFLLPLMAMLVCYGVIFRVARIKARKVYCGSVVVSQEESSSQKNGRKNSNTSTSSNGSRRSLIYSGSQCKAFVTILVVLGTFLTTWAPYVVVISTEALWGKYSVSPQMETLVSWLSFTSAVCHPLIYGLWNKTVRKELLGMCYGDRYYRESFVIRHRTSRLFSISNRITDLGMSPHLTAMLVGGGQLLGRGSSTGDTGFSFTQDSATDVMLLDSYTSEPSHSALCAANKRRSSVTFEDQVDQIPKGDPSIEQVTADIHNSLDSFASSLAKAIENDAKLQLFGEWTQIPTSLFTVRNTQRAPRYLDGQRLRMESIDEGIVKDDDDEEEEEEHEEKIGDTSM comes from the exons ATGAACACCTCTAAGAATGGGACAGCGGTGGCCAACTCCACTAATGGCCTGGACGACGGTGGGCTTGTGGTCTTGGAGTCTGTCTCTATCATCATCATAACCATATTGGCATGTTTGGGGAATCTGGTCATTGTGGTGACGCTATATAAGAAGCCCTACTTACTGACACCCAGTAATAAGTTTGTCTTCAGCCTGACTTTGTCCAATTTGTTGCTGTCTGTACTAACGCTGCCCTTCGTTGCGGCCAGCTCGGTGCATCGGGATTGGATGTTTGGGGTGGTGTGGTGCAACTTCACAGCACTCCTTCATCTACTTGTCAGCTCGTCTAGCATGCTTACACTGGGAGCCATTGCCATTGACAG GTACTATGCTGTATTATATCCCATGATCTACCCCATGAAAATCACGGGAAACCGAGCTGTGCTCGCCATTGTTTACGTGTGGCTCCACTCCCTGGTCGGATGCCTGCCACCGCTTTTCGGTTGGTCCGCTTTCGAGTTTGACCGCTTCAAGTGGACCTGCACGGTGGCTTGGCACAAGGAGATCAGTTATACCACCTTCTGGGTTACGTGGTGCTTCCTTCTGCCACTGATGGCCATGCTGGTCTGCTATGGCGTCATCTTCCGCGTGGCCCGCATCAAAGCTCGCAAGGTTTACTGCGGTAGCGTGGTGGTTTCTCAGGAGGAGTCCAGCTCTCAGAAGAATGGCCGCAAGAACTCCAATACGTCCACATCTTCTAATGGTAGCCGCAGGAGCCTGATCTACTCTGGGAGTCAATGCAAGGCATTCGTCACCATTCTGGTGGTGCTGGGGACGTTTTTGACAACTTGGGCTCCGTATGTGGTAGTTATCAGCACTGAAGCACTGTGGGGTAAATACAGTGTTTCTCCACAGATGGAGACTCTAGTCTCATGGCTTTCCTTCACCAGTGCTGTGTGTCATCCACTTATTTATGGGCTGTGGAACAAGACCGTACGTAAGGAGCTGTTGGGCATGTGCTACGGCGACCGCTATTACAGAGAGTCTTTTGTTATACGGCACCGGACCTCTCGTCTCTTTAGCATCTCTAACCGGATAACGG ATCTGGGGATGTCTCCTCACCTGACGGCCATGTTAGTGGGTGGTGGGCAGCTCCTGGGCCGTGGTAGCAGCACAGGAGACACTGGCTTCAGCTTTACACAAGACTCAG CTACAGACGTCATGCTGTTGGACAGCTATACCTCAGAGCCCTCCCACTCAGCCCTCTGTGCTGCCAATAAGAGAAGAAGTTCTGTCACGTTCGAGGACCAAGTGGATCAGATTCCTAAAG GTGACCCCTCAATTGAACAAGTGACAGCAGACATCCATAACTCTTTGGACAGCTTTGCCTCCTCTCTGGCTAAAGCTATAGAGAATGATGCCAAGCTACAACTCTTCGGGGAATGGACTCAAATTCCCACAAGTCTGTTTACAGTACGAAACACACAGAGAGCTCCACGTTACCTGGATGGACAGAGACTCAGGATGGAAAGCATCGATGAAGGAATAGttaaagatgatgatgatgaagaggaggaggaggagcatGAGGAAAAAATAGGTGACACTTCCATGTAG
- the f5 gene encoding coagulation factor V produces the protein MKLCSCPGALYGLALLAFLCHCATAVERRYYIAAVNINWDYTSAGQQRTGSSYKKVVYREYNEGFTQPKTHPLSSGLLGPTLRGQEGDTIIVTFKNMADHPCSIHPHGIAYGKQSEGSLYFDNTSLLEKEDDVILPGQEHTYQWEVTSEVSPMAADPPCLTYTYLSHYDIVKDYNTGLIGTMLICKKGTLDSSGKQISFHQEAVLLFGVFDENKSWYSTGDPPQAQNVKYTINGYTNGSVPDLDICAHSKVSWHLLGMSSEPELFSVHFNGQVLLHDGHKTSTVGIISGTATSASMTGLHPGRWLFSSHISRHLEAGLHGYLNIKTCDEYTAPKRRLTIQQKQESQEWTYYIAAEEIIWDYAPNMPENMDGDFRIKYLKQGPQRIGKKYKKAVFTLYKDSTFKERAEDKQRKKELGILGPVIRAQIRDVIKIVFKNKASRPYSIYPHGLTIDKAAEGASYPEGGNQTHGIQPGETYTYTWSVSEEDVPMDSDPRCLTRMYHSAVDIPRDIASGLVGPLLICKSQSLNKKNVQLKADKEQHAMFTVFDENKSWYQDENINTYCSDPKRVKRDDPEFYKSNVMHTINGYVYESGQELGFCNGEIVTWHVSNVGEQDYIQTATFYGHTFELKKREEDILSLFPMTGETISMNMVNIGVWLLASLNSHDSTKGMRVKFKDLECFRDYVMEYSNYETEYTVWKPAPITEIKKEEPKSVNPSMVDEDTDNYADILGLRTFKNLEDEVEQIDLSVLDHDDGLLLTVESKSSVNLSDKVERIELLPLDLDDALSPTVESKSSVNLSDKVERIELLPLDLDDALSPTVESKSSVNLSDKVERIELLPLDLDDALSPTVESKSSVNLADKVERIELLPLDLDDALSPTVESKSSVNLSDKVERIELLPLTDSVISHFPVVERKVRNLPTKPVNETKSVSRNVTLDIQINANISKDSNSSLETESVSGNTTRVPIIETNISHTMNETHRFRTNTIITSSDAPVDERNITMVDNNAWLNSPESKPLLSNQTSVNKTVIKEELNVKNSSDKVDGDRDSSGHVFIYNVPSPDSLSNISETQVEEDFVLLDSGHPLEISTDFMTVVDTVQDIVEITENTTGIQELNSTKGNYTSEKLSQINSETESNLSLNLSLRNSTAQSNESESSNATLLDFSLHPESEITENRTSSTNDKMKSHSQISRNASQLFPSDSKENTSFSLGPFNVSSMKDGSESKSEEEVVIYLKNNHSEAILTSHIDPKNEHWGYEGKNELVHMEIPDHMNKYIKDKSAANSNKPKSEKEEKKKKVVHQRVKPRKGHGMKTKKRKEYKPQPRSGFSPRGFGPSVLTPRGTKPVSGEEDLMRETIVIGVPRRDFDDYELYIPKQGQETDFDSVLDLPEEYEYVEYKDPYSKPADFQNPVLDTTSQHFLKMAGDKNTRTYFISVEEEEWDYAGYGQRRLDKTSQNERPTAFKKVVFRKYLDSTFSIRDIRGEMDEHLGILGPVIKAEVDQTVLVFFRNRASRPYSLHANGVKYLKQMEGLSYDDQSPYWYKQDDAVQPNSTFTYMWTINSKSGPQNNESDCRTWTYYSAVNPEKDINSGLIGPILVCRKGTLATKPVDKREFVLLFMTFDENKSWYYEENKARIERKNRRAIMDPKFHENLKFDAINGIIYSLKGLRMYTNQLAKWHLINMGSPKDLHSVHFHGQTFINKELKDHRQGVYPLLPGGFATLEMLPSKPGLWQLESEVGLSQQRGMQTLFLVLDNVCDHPLGLISGTVKDEHITASDSRGQWYPHLARLHNTGKYNAWSTTKTGQHIQVDFQRPVVISKVATQGARQYLKHNFVMNYTISYSTDKKKWIFYKGDSDTVRKTFEGNSEAYDTKENTFFPPLIGRYVRLHPSHSYNYPTVRLEYFGCELDGCSVPLGMESGLIKDTQITASSVAPSWYSGQWHPWYARLNMQGTINAWQAKNNDIQQWIQVELKDIKKITGIITQGAKSLRKEMFVKAYTLEYSEDGKRWTKYTDDEDYEQKTFQGNTDNNGQVKNYIYPPIFSRFIRIIPKLWQKSITMRIELLGCDFE, from the exons GCACCCTAGACAGCTCCGGAAAGCAGATTAGTTTCCATCAGGAGGCTGTTCTGTTGTTTGGAGTTTTTGATGAGAACAAGAGCTGGTACAGCACCGGGGACCCTCCGCAGGCACAGAATGTGAAATACACTATAAATGGCTACACAAATGGCTCTGTACCAG ATCTGGACATCTGTGCCCACTCCAAAGTCAGCTGGCACCTGCTAGGAATGAGCTCTGAGCCAGAGCTCTTCTCTGTACACTTCAATGGGCAAGTCCTTCTGCATGATGGGCACAAAACCTCCACTGTTGGCATCATTAGTGGAACTGCCACTAGTGCCAGTATGACTGGTCTCCACCCTGGACGCTGGCTCTTTTCCTCTCACATTAGCAGGCACTTGGAAG CTGGCTTGCATGGATACCTAAATATCAAGACATGTGATGAGTACACAGCTCCAAAAAGACGACTTACTATCCAGCAGAAACAAGAAAGCCAAGAGTGGACTTACTATATAGCAGCAGAAGAGATCATCTGGGATTATGCTCCAAATATGCCAGAAAACATGGATGG GGATTTccgaataaaatatttaaagcaggGGCCTCAACGGATAggtaaaaaatacaaaaaggcTGTGTTTACCCTGTATAAAGATAGCACATTTAAAGAGAGAGCGGAAGACAAGCAAAGAAAGAAGGAGCTTGGGATTCTTGGGCCAGTGATAAGAGCCCAAATCAGAGATGTCATAAAG attgtctttaaaaacaaaGCATCACGTCCATATAGTATCTATCCTCATGGACTGACCATTGATAAAGCAGCAGAAGGAGCCAGTTATCCTGAGGGAG GGAACCAGACACATGGCATTCAACCAGGAGAGACCTACACCTATACATGGAGTGTGTCTGAGGAAGATGTACCAATGGACAGTGACCCCAGATGTCTGACCAGGATGTACCACAGTGCAGTGGACATTCCTCGAGACATTGCTTCTGGTCTTGTGGGTCCTCTTCTCATCTGTAAGAGCCAGTCTCTCAATAAAAAGAATGTCCAG CTAAAAGCTGACAAAGAACAGCATGCCATGTTTACAGTTTTTGATGAGAACAAGAGCTGGTACCAGGATGAGAACATTAACACATACTGCAGTGACCCTAAAAGAGTTAAAAGAGATGATCCAGAGTTTTACAAATCAAATGTTATGcaca CAATCAATGGTTATGTTTATGAAAGTGGCCAAGAATTGGGATTTTGTAATGGTGAAATTGTGACCTGGCATGTGTCGAATGTTGGTGAACAAGATTATATCCAGACTGCCACTTTTTATGGCCATACATTTGAgctaaaaaaaagagaagaggaTATTCTAAGTCTGTTTCCCATGACTGGTGAAACTATTTCTATGAACATGGTTAATATAG GTGTTTGGCTTTTAGCATCACTGAACTCTCATGACTCCACTAAAGGGATGAGGGTGAAATTCAAGGACCTTGAATGCTTCAGAGATTATGTAATGGAATATAGCAATTATGAGACAGAGTACACTGTATGGAAACCTGCGCCCATCACAGAAATCAAAAAAGAGGAACCAAAATCAGTAAACCCTAGCATGGTTGATGAGGATACCGATAACTATGCAGACATCTTAGGCTTGAGGACGTTCAAAAACTTAGAAGATGAAGTTGAGCAAATTGACCTTTCAGTGCTAGATCATGATGATGGTTTATTGCTGACTGTTGAGTCAAAAAGTTCGGTCAACTTATCAGATAAAGTTGAGCGAATTGAACTTTTACCGCTAGATCTTGATGATGCTTTATCGCCGACTGTTGAGTCAAAAAGTTCGGTCAACTTATCAGATAAAGTTGAGCGAATTGAACTTTTACCGCTAGATCTTGATGATGCTTTATCGCCGACTGTTGAGTCAAAAAGTTCGGTCAACTTATCAGATAAAGTTGAGCGAATTGAACTTTTACCGCTAGATCTTGATGATGCTTTATCGCCAACTGTTGAGTCAAAAAGTTCGGTCAACTTAGCAGATAAAGTTGAGCGAATTGAACTTTTACCGCTAGATCTTGATGATGCTTTATCGCCGACTGTTGAGTCAAAAAGTTCGGTCAACTTATCAGATAAAGTTGAGCGAATTGAACTTTTACCGCTAACGGACAGTGTTATTTCACATTTTCCAGTTGTAGAAAGAAAGGTTCGCAATCTACCAACAAAGCCAGTGAATGAAACTAAAAGTGTCTCCAGAAACGTCACTCTggatattcaaataaatgccaaTATATCAAAAGACAGCAATTCATCATTAGAGACAGAAAGTGTCTCTGGTAATACTACTCGTGTTCCAATAATTGAAACAAACATCAGCCACACAATGAATGAAACACACAGGTTCCGCACTAATACAATTATCACTTCATCTGATGCTCCAGTTGATGAAAGAAACATCACTATGGTGGATAACAATGCATGGTTAAATTCACCTGAATCAAAGCCCCTGCTATCAAATCAAACCTCAGTAAACAAAACCGTTATCAAAGAAGagctaaatgttaaaaatagtaGTGACAAAGTGGATGGTGACCGTGATAGTTCGGGTCACGTTTTCATATACAACGTGCCTAGTCCTGACTCTCTGTCCAATATCTCAGAGACACAAGTTGAGGAGGATTTTGTGCTTCTGGACAGTGGTCATCCCTTGGAAATTTCAACAGATTTTATGACTGTGGTGGACACAGTACAGGACAttgttgaaataactgaaaacaCAACAGGGATTCAGGAACTCAACAGCACAAAGGGAAATTACACCAGTGAGAAGCTTTCACAGATCAATTCTGAAACTGAGAGCAATTTAAGTCTCAATTTGTCTTTGAGAAACAGCACTGCACAGAGTAATGAGTCTGAATCTTCAAATGCAACCTTGCTTGATTTCAGCCTCCACCCTGAATCTGAAATAACAGAGAACAGAACATCATCCACTAATGATAAAATGAAATCTCACAGTCAAATTTCAAGGAATGCATCACAGCTCTTTCCTTCAGACAGCAAGGAGAATACATCCTTTTCTCTTGGCCCTTTCAATGTTTCATCGATGAAGGATGGCTCAGAAAGCAAAAGTGAAGAGGAAGTGGTCATCTATCTGAAAAACAATCACAGCGAGGCCATACTCACATCTCATATCGACCCAAAAAATGAGCACTGGGGATATGAGGGCAAAAATGAATTGGTTCATATGGAGATCCCAGATCACATGAACAAATACATTAAAGACAAATCCGCAGCAAATTCAAATAAGCCAAAGAGTGAAaaggaggaaaagaaaaaaaaagtagttcacCAGAGGGTAAAGCCGAGAAAGGGACATGGCATGAAGACGAAGAAAAGGAAAGAGTATAAGCCCCAGCCACGTTCTGGTTTTTCTCCAAGAGGTTTTGGACCTTCTGTGTTGACCCCAAGGGGAACCAAGCCTGTCTCAGGTGAGGAAGACTTGATGAGGGAGACCATCGTCATAGGAGTGCCAAGACGGGACTTTGATGATTATGAGTTATATATTCCAAAACAAGGGCAGGAAACAGATTTTGATAGTGTGTTGGATCTCCCAGAAGAATATGAATATGTAGAGTACAAAGATCCTTATAGCAAACCAGCAGATTTTCAAAACCCAGTGCTTGATACAACATCGCAGCATTTCTTGAAAATGGCTGGAGACAAGAATACCAGGACTTATTTCATCTCAGTTGAAGAGGAAGAATGGGATTATGCTGGTTATGGGCAGAG GAGACTTGATAAAACGTCTCAAAATGAGAGGCCCACGGCTTTCAAAAAAGTGGTGTTCAGAAAGTACCTGGACAGCACCTTTAGCATCCGAGACATCCGAGGGGAAATGGATGAACACCTGGGAATTCTGGGTCCAGTTATTAAAGCTGAAGTTGATCAGACTGTTCTG GTATTTTTCAGGAACCGTGCCAGCCGTCCATACTCTTTGCATGCAAATggagtaaaatacttaaaacaAATGGAAGGCCTGAGTTATGATGACCAATCACCGTACTGGTACAAACAGGACGATGCCGTTCAACCCAACAGCACCTTTACCTACATGTGGACTATAAATTCCAAATCTGGACCTCAAAATAATGAATCTGACTGTCGAACATGGACCTACTACTCTGCAGTGAATCCT GAGAAAGATATAAACTCTGGGCTGATTGGGCCAATTCTGGTGTGTAGGAAGGGCACACTGGCTACAAAGCCTGTGGACAAAAGAGAATTTGTCCTGCTTTTTATGACATTTGATGAGAATAAGAGCTGGTACTACGAGGAGAATAAGGCGAGAATTGAAAGGAAAAACAGAAGAGCAATCATGGATCCAAAATTTCATGAAAATTTAAAGTTTGACg cTATCAATGGTATTATCTACAGTCTCAAAGGACTTAGAATGTACACAAATCAGCTAGCAAAGTGGCATCTGATCAACATGGGCTCTCCTAAAGACCTCCACAGTGTTCATTTCCACGGTCAAACATTCATTAATAAGGAATTAAAGGACCACCGTCAGGGTGTTTACCCACTTTTACCAG GTGGATTTGCCACATTGGAAATGTTGCCTTCAAAGCCTGGTCTCTGGCAGCTGGAGTCTGAAGTTGGACTTTCACAGCAGAGAGGAATGCAGACACTATTCCTCGTGTTAGATAACG TCTGTGATCACCCTCTTGGTCTCATCTCTGGAACTGTGAAAGATGAACACATAACAGCATCTGACTCTAGAG GACAATGGTATCCTCATTTGGCCAGACTACATAATACAGGGAAATACAATGCATGGAGTACAACAAAAACAGGACAGCATATTCAG GTGGACTTCCAGAGGCCGGTAGTGATTAGTAAAGTTGCCACACAGGGAGCCAGGCAGTacttaaaacataattttgtgATGAACTACACCATTTCATACAGCACAGACAAAAAGAAGTGGATCTTCTACAAGGGAGACAGTGATACTGTCAGAAAG ACTTTTGAAGGGAACAGTGAAGCTTATGATACGAAGGAGAATACATTTTTCCCACCTCTGATTGGTCGATACGTGAGGCTACATCCTTCACATTCTTACAACTACCCAACTGTCCGTTTGGAGTATTTTGGTTGTGAGCTTGATG GTTGCTCTGTGCCATTGGGAATGGAAAGTGGCCTCATTAAAGATACTCAAATCACTGCCAGTTCTGTGGCCCCCAGTTGGTACTCTGGGCAGTGGCATCCTTGGTATGCACGCTTAAATATGCAAGGGACCATCAATGCATGGCAAGCCAAG AACAATGACATTCAGCAATGGATCCAAGTGGAACTCAAGGATATAAAGAAAATAACTGGGATAATAACACAGGGAGCCAAATCGCTACGCAAAGAGATGTTTGTGAAAGCATATACTCTGGAGTACAGTGAAGACGGCAAAAGATGGACAAAGTATACGGATGATGAGGATTATGAACAAAAG ACTTTTCAAGGCAACACAGATAACAATGGCCAAGTAAAGAACTACATCTACCCACCAATATTTTCCAGATTCATCCGAATTATTCCAAAACTATGGCAGAAATCCATTACTATGAGGATTGAGCTGCTTGGTTGTGATTTTGAATAA